The following coding sequences are from one Tolumonas lignilytica window:
- the crcB gene encoding fluoride efflux transporter CrcB: MLYSILAISLGASFGALSRWLLGLGFNALFPTIPPGTLLANLIGGYLIGIAVTFFAANPQLPPEWRLLVITGFLGGLTTFSTFSAEVTTLLQQGRLLWAGGAIAVHVLGSLMMTLLGMATMNLLQRS, from the coding sequence ATGTTGTATTCGATCTTAGCGATCAGTCTTGGAGCCTCTTTTGGTGCCCTCAGCCGATGGCTATTGGGGCTCGGCTTCAACGCGTTATTTCCGACCATTCCGCCCGGTACGCTGCTGGCTAATCTGATCGGGGGTTATCTGATCGGTATTGCCGTCACTTTTTTTGCAGCAAATCCACAATTACCACCGGAATGGCGTTTACTGGTGATCACCGGTTTTCTGGGCGGCTTAACCACGTTTTCGACTTTTTCCGCTGAAGTTACCACCTTATTACAACAAGGCCGGTTACTGTGGGCCGGCGGTGCAATTGCGGTGCATGTGTTGGGATCGTTGATGATGACATTATTGGGTATGGCAACAATGAATCTGCTACAACGCAGCTGA
- a CDS encoding DUF190 domain-containing protein, producing the protein MQGFKLTFFTQQDRSVHGQSLALWLIQQAKEIGIRGATLTAATEGFGHDKKLHSTHFFELTEQPLQITMAVTAEEAEQMFALLNKENINIFYTQAAIEFGMSGER; encoded by the coding sequence ATGCAAGGTTTCAAACTCACCTTTTTTACCCAGCAAGACCGTTCCGTTCATGGTCAATCACTGGCGTTATGGTTGATTCAGCAAGCCAAAGAAATAGGTATTCGCGGTGCCACGCTGACCGCTGCGACCGAAGGTTTCGGGCATGATAAAAAACTGCACTCTACCCATTTTTTTGAGTTAACCGAACAACCGTTGCAGATCACCATGGCCGTGACGGCGGAAGAAGCCGAACAGATGTTTGCCCTGTTGAACAAGGAAAACATCAACATTTTTTATACTCAGGCGGCCATTGAATTTGGTATGTCAGGCGAGCGCTGA
- a CDS encoding efflux RND transporter periplasmic adaptor subunit encodes MRYLWGLIIFCTGLVNAAETSMTNQTITIQPSNIPDWFIMDGRLEPIDQGTVSAQTSGRISAITVDVNDVVPAGQLLIEITNTSQSAGQDQAKAAVKAAEARYTDAERQRLRLVELVKKGSISKREYDAAATEAEAAASVLKQAKAELVQASENLGYTRIVAPYAGVVSARHVSLGETVSPGQPLLSGYAFENMRVVASLPARYVSQLKEDTPLQLTFPDGQELTLKQHQLFQFADPASHSFTLRANLPKQNTPVWRNGIWVKLAMPLATKPKLLIPESAVLRQNELSAVYLVTKNGYVLQQVRLGRNYDGQVEILSGLQSGETVAKDAYAVIATQGGHYAP; translated from the coding sequence ATGCGATATCTTTGGGGTCTTATCATTTTCTGTACCGGGCTGGTCAATGCCGCAGAGACATCAATGACAAACCAAACGATAACCATTCAGCCAAGTAATATCCCTGACTGGTTTATCATGGACGGCAGGCTGGAGCCTATCGATCAGGGAACTGTCTCCGCACAAACCAGCGGCCGGATCAGCGCCATTACAGTCGATGTCAACGATGTGGTTCCCGCCGGACAATTACTGATTGAAATCACCAATACTTCTCAATCTGCCGGACAGGATCAGGCCAAGGCGGCAGTCAAAGCCGCAGAAGCACGTTATACCGATGCCGAACGACAACGCCTGCGTCTGGTGGAACTGGTAAAAAAAGGTTCTATTTCCAAACGGGAATATGATGCTGCGGCCACAGAAGCCGAAGCTGCTGCCAGTGTCTTAAAACAGGCAAAGGCAGAATTAGTCCAAGCCAGTGAGAATCTGGGTTATACCCGCATTGTTGCACCTTATGCAGGGGTGGTTTCTGCCCGTCATGTCTCGCTGGGGGAGACCGTAAGCCCCGGCCAACCACTACTCAGTGGATATGCATTTGAGAATATGCGTGTCGTCGCGTCATTACCGGCCCGCTATGTCTCACAACTGAAAGAAGATACCCCCTTGCAACTGACCTTCCCCGATGGCCAGGAATTGACGTTAAAACAGCATCAGTTATTTCAATTTGCAGATCCAGCCAGTCACAGTTTTACCCTGAGAGCCAACTTGCCGAAACAAAATACCCCCGTCTGGCGAAATGGTATTTGGGTCAAACTGGCCATGCCATTGGCAACCAAGCCCAAACTGCTGATCCCAGAAAGTGCCGTGTTGCGTCAGAACGAATTATCAGCCGTGTATCTGGTTACGAAGAATGGATATGTCTTGCAACAAGTACGCCTAGGCCGTAATTACGATGGTCAGGTCGAAATCCTCTCCGGCCTGCAAAGCGGAGAAACCGTCGCCAAAGATGCCTATGCAGTGATTGCGACACAGGGAGGTCATTATGCGCCCTGA
- the acnB gene encoding bifunctional aconitate hydratase 2/2-methylisocitrate dehydratase — protein MLENYRQHVAERAAQGVAPKPLSAEQVAALVELLKNPPAGEEAFLLELLADRVPPGVDEAAYVKAGFLAAVAKGEVVSPVVSAEKATELLGTMQGGYNIQPLIDLLDDAKLAPIAAKALSHTLLLFDSFHDVQEKAKAGNAYAKQVMESWANAEWYLNRPKLADKVTLTVFKVTGETNTDDLSPAQDAWSRPDIPLHALAMLKNSRPGITADQEGVVGPIKALEALKQKGFPLVYVGDVVGTGSSRKSATNSVLWFMGDDIPHVPNKRAGGFVLGGKIAPIFFNTMEDAGALPIELDVSKMETGDIIDIYPYAGKVTRHDSDEVIATFELKTEVLLDEVRAGGRIPLIVGRGLTDKAREALGLGHSDVFNRPKPVADTGKGYTLAQKMVGKACGVAGIRPGTYCEPKMTTVGSQDTTGPMTRDELKDLACLGFSADLVMQSFCHTAAYPKPVDVQTHHTLPDFIMNRGGVSLRPGDGVIHSWLNRMLLPDTVGTGGDSHTRFPIGVSFPAGSGLVAFAAATGVMPLDMPESVLVRFKGELQPGITLRDLVHAIPYQAIQMGLLTVEKAGKKNIFSGRILEIEGLPQLKVEQAFELADASAERSAAGCTIKLDKEPIAEYLNSNIVMLKWMLAEGYGDKRTIERRIAGMQEWLADPKLMEADADAEYAAVIEIDLNAIKEPILCAPNDPDDARLLSTVAGDKIDEVFIGSCMTNIGHFRAAGKLLNQFKGQLHTRLWIAPPTKMDRDQLTEEGYYGIFGRVGARIEIPGCSLCMGNQARVGDGTTVVSTSTRNFPNRLGQGANVYLASAELASVAAILGRIPTVAEYLAYAKELDAMAADVYRYLNFDQIASYTEKADKVILQVPA, from the coding sequence GTGCTGGAAAACTATCGTCAACACGTCGCTGAACGTGCTGCGCAGGGTGTTGCGCCAAAACCATTATCAGCCGAACAGGTTGCTGCACTGGTTGAATTACTGAAAAACCCACCGGCAGGTGAAGAAGCATTCCTGTTGGAACTGCTGGCGGATCGTGTACCGCCAGGAGTCGATGAAGCCGCTTATGTGAAAGCCGGTTTTCTGGCTGCGGTCGCCAAAGGTGAAGTTGTTTCACCTGTGGTAAGTGCTGAAAAAGCGACTGAACTGCTAGGCACCATGCAAGGTGGCTACAATATTCAGCCACTGATTGATCTGCTGGATGATGCCAAACTGGCACCGATTGCGGCGAAAGCACTGTCTCACACTCTGCTGCTGTTCGATTCATTCCATGATGTGCAGGAAAAAGCCAAAGCGGGCAACGCATATGCGAAGCAGGTGATGGAATCTTGGGCGAATGCCGAGTGGTACCTGAACCGTCCGAAACTGGCTGACAAAGTGACCCTGACCGTATTTAAAGTCACCGGTGAAACCAACACCGATGATCTGTCTCCGGCACAAGATGCCTGGTCACGTCCTGACATCCCATTGCATGCGCTGGCGATGCTGAAAAACAGCCGTCCTGGCATTACCGCCGATCAGGAAGGCGTGGTTGGCCCGATCAAAGCTCTGGAAGCGCTGAAACAGAAAGGTTTCCCACTGGTGTATGTCGGTGACGTCGTGGGTACCGGTTCTTCCCGTAAATCCGCAACCAACTCCGTGCTGTGGTTCATGGGCGACGATATTCCGCACGTACCGAACAAACGCGCAGGTGGTTTCGTGCTGGGAGGCAAAATTGCACCGATTTTCTTCAACACCATGGAAGATGCGGGCGCGTTGCCAATCGAGCTGGATGTCAGCAAGATGGAAACTGGCGATATCATTGATATCTACCCTTATGCCGGCAAAGTAACTCGTCATGACAGTGATGAGGTCATTGCCACCTTCGAGCTGAAAACCGAAGTGCTGCTCGACGAAGTGCGTGCCGGTGGCCGTATTCCACTGATTGTGGGTCGTGGTCTGACTGACAAAGCACGTGAAGCGCTGGGTCTGGGTCATTCCGACGTATTCAACCGTCCGAAACCAGTGGCTGATACCGGCAAAGGTTACACGCTGGCGCAGAAAATGGTGGGTAAAGCGTGCGGTGTTGCCGGCATTCGTCCTGGCACTTACTGCGAGCCGAAGATGACCACCGTGGGCTCACAAGATACCACCGGCCCGATGACCCGTGACGAGCTGAAAGACTTAGCATGCTTAGGCTTCTCGGCGGATCTGGTGATGCAGTCTTTCTGTCACACCGCAGCTTATCCAAAACCAGTCGACGTGCAGACGCACCACACGCTGCCAGATTTCATCATGAACCGTGGCGGTGTCTCACTGCGTCCGGGCGACGGGGTTATCCACAGCTGGCTGAACCGTATGCTGCTGCCGGATACTGTCGGTACTGGTGGTGACTCACACACCCGTTTCCCAATCGGCGTTTCTTTCCCTGCGGGCTCTGGTCTGGTGGCGTTTGCTGCTGCTACCGGTGTGATGCCATTGGATATGCCAGAGTCAGTGCTGGTGCGCTTTAAAGGCGAATTACAGCCAGGTATCACCTTGCGTGATCTGGTACATGCGATCCCTTACCAAGCCATTCAGATGGGCCTGCTGACTGTTGAGAAAGCCGGTAAGAAAAACATCTTCTCCGGTCGTATTCTGGAAATCGAAGGTCTGCCACAACTGAAAGTGGAACAGGCATTTGAACTGGCTGATGCCAGTGCTGAGCGTTCTGCTGCCGGCTGTACCATCAAGTTGGACAAAGAGCCAATTGCTGAATACCTGAATTCCAACATCGTGATGCTGAAATGGATGCTGGCGGAAGGTTACGGCGACAAACGTACCATCGAGCGTCGTATCGCGGGTATGCAGGAATGGCTGGCAGATCCAAAACTGATGGAAGCGGATGCTGACGCAGAATATGCGGCTGTGATCGAAATCGATCTGAACGCGATCAAAGAGCCAATCCTGTGCGCGCCGAATGATCCTGATGATGCACGTCTGCTGTCTACCGTTGCCGGTGACAAGATTGACGAAGTGTTTATCGGTTCTTGTATGACCAATATTGGTCACTTCCGTGCAGCCGGTAAACTGCTGAATCAGTTCAAAGGCCAGTTGCATACACGCCTGTGGATTGCGCCACCGACTAAGATGGATCGCGATCAACTGACGGAAGAAGGCTACTACGGCATTTTCGGTCGTGTCGGTGCACGTATCGAAATTCCGGGCTGTTCACTGTGTATGGGTAACCAGGCGCGTGTTGGTGACGGCACCACCGTGGTATCTACCTCGACCCGTAACTTCCCGAACCGTCTGGGTCAGGGCGCTAACGTGTATCTGGCTTCGGCAGAACTGGCTTCTGTTGCCGCGATCCTCGGTCGCATTCCGACAGTGGCTGAATATCTGGCGTATGCGAAAGAACTGGATGCCATGGCAGCCGATGTGTACCGCTATCTGAATTTTGATCAGATCGCCAGCTACACCGAAAAGGCTGACAAGGTGATCCTGCAAGTTCCAGCCTAA
- a CDS encoding YgaP family membrane protein: MTADKAVRAFAGLMVLLSVALTYWVSPWFVLLTLFVGANLLQSAFTGFCPAEMFFRKMGLK; the protein is encoded by the coding sequence ATGACTGCTGATAAAGCTGTACGGGCGTTTGCAGGGCTGATGGTGTTGCTGTCGGTGGCATTGACATACTGGGTTAGCCCGTGGTTTGTCTTGCTGACCTTGTTTGTGGGCGCCAATCTTCTACAAAGTGCCTTTACCGGTTTCTGTCCGGCGGAAATGTTTTTCAGAAAAATGGGGTTGAAGTAA